A single window of Lytechinus variegatus isolate NC3 chromosome 8, Lvar_3.0, whole genome shotgun sequence DNA harbors:
- the LOC121419684 gene encoding uncharacterized protein LOC121419684 has product MAPKKSRKKRKNQPDEEEGPQPIPVAEEKATASVIAGDEGDEFGEAQTEDDEMLQEGGQDPPAATSDENNVTDGHATCGITKAMEQELAEFFADNEFIYDKSKVDFKNSKKKERKYMEMAEKLGVTVADIRLWYKSQRTILGKMKTAGKKSGQKAIVLTPRQRWVNNNLGFLTKHIVHRSQGCQLGHLSGRITEAASDEEGLDEEGPDASQAPSSNQVSSQGAAPPKKRQKRGSPTDVDKALLEFIRTSTEQTAIRSQVDAALTQGADERQAWLEWMLQAVRPLPRPLWREFTRDTFNLVSRYQDRADHLSTTPVSRPSTPQMIQPLRPQSAPIGFTQDAPPASFLGMLGPSSTWTPQNPQGGFQQPNLQAPFQQQCAPFSAAAPPLPAKTTGPFQQQQQGGSNSANTSIITQLNLSDEEDEQ; this is encoded by the exons ATGGCCCCAAAGAAGTcaaggaaaaagaggaaaaatcaGCCTGATGAGGAGGAAGGGCCCCAGCCTATACCCGTGGCCGAGGAGAAAGCTACTGCTTCTGTCATAGCtggtgatgagggtgatgaaTTTGGTGAAGCCCAGACCGAGGATGATGAAATGCTGCAGGAAGGGGGCCAAGATCCACCAGCCGCCACCAGTGATGAGAACAACGTGACAGATGGCCATGCTACCTGCGGTATCACCAAAGCCATGGAGCAGGAGCTGGCCGAGTTTTTCGCTGACAATGAGTTCATCTACGACAAGAGCAAGGTGGACTTCAAAAACTCTAAGAAGAAGGAGCGCAAGTATATGGAGATGGCGGAAAAGCTGGGAGTCACCG tGGCCGACATCAGACTATGGTATAAAAGCCAGAGGACCATCCTGGGGAAGATGAAGACCGCTGGAAAGAAGAGTGGTCAGAAGGCCATCGTCCTTACCCCCAGGCAGAGATGGGTCAATAACAACCTTGGTTTTCTGACGAAGCACATAGTCCATCGGTCACAGGGCTGCCAACTGGGCCACCTCAGTGGCCGAATTACTGAAGCCGCCTCCGACGAAGAGGGTTTAGATGAGGAGGGTCCAGATGCCAGCCAAGCACCCAGCTCCAACCAAGTCTCCAGCCAGGGGGCTGCACCTCCCAAGAAGAGGCAGAAGAGGGGGTCGCCCACCGATGTGGACAAGGCCCTCCTGGAATTCATCAGAACATCCACCGAGCAGACGGCCATCCGGAGCCAGGTGGATGCGGCACTCACCCAAGGCGCTGACGAGAGGCAGGCCTGGCTAGAATGGATGCTGCAGGCCGTCCGCCCACTCCCAAGACCCCTCTGGCGAGAGTTCACCAGGGacactttcaacttggtgagcCGCTACCAGGATCGGGCGGACCACCTTTCCACCACCCCAGTATCTCGCCCCAGCACTCCCCAGATGATCCAGCCACTCAGGCCTCAGTCAGCGCCGATCGGCTTCACCCAGGACGCTCCACCTGCTTCCTTCCTTGGGATGCTCGGGCCAAGCAGCACCTGGACCCCTCAGAACCCTCAGGGAGGATTTCAGCAGCCCAATTTACAGGCCCCCTTCCAGCAGCAGTGTGCCCCCTTTTCAGCAGCAGCACCCCCACTTCCAGCAAAAACAACAGGCCCCtttcagcagcagcagcaaggAGGCAGCAACAGCGCCAACACATCAATCATCACCCAGTTGAACTTGTCAGATGAAGAAGATGAACAGTGA